From Nitrospira sp. SG-bin1, the proteins below share one genomic window:
- a CDS encoding histidine triad nucleotide-binding protein: MNDCLFCKIVEKTIPTKIVHEDDETLAFDDIHPQAPVHTLVIPKRHVTSIQDLGESDQALLARLLLTCTKVAKDKGVTDSGFRLVTNTGRHGGQTIFHLHWHVMGGRRMGWPPG, from the coding sequence ATGAACGACTGTTTGTTCTGCAAAATCGTGGAGAAGACCATTCCGACTAAGATCGTTCACGAAGACGACGAGACTCTGGCCTTTGACGACATCCATCCGCAGGCACCAGTGCATACCTTGGTGATTCCCAAACGGCATGTCACCTCGATTCAGGATCTGGGTGAGTCCGATCAGGCGCTGCTGGCACGGTTGCTGCTGACCTGTACGAAAGTCGCGAAGGACAAAGGGGTGACCGACTCAGGATTCCGTCTCGTGACGAACACCGGACGACATGGCGGTCAAACCATCTTTCATCTGCATTGGCATGTTATGGGGGGACGCCGAATGGGCTGGCCTCCCGGCTGA
- a CDS encoding bifunctional phosphoribosyl-AMP cyclohydrolase/phosphoribosyl-ATP diphosphatase — MQFDNEGLLPAVIQDWLDGTVLMLGYMNPEAFAKTVATKKVHFWSRSRNRLWEKGETSGHWLHVKELFVDCDNDTILVKAQPGGPTCHTGERACFFSKLDEQGKMIGNTTQDAAGGILDSVLRTICERRAHPQAGSYTSKLFEGGHDKILKKVAEEAGEVLLASKGGRKEEIVYEVADLFFHTLMVLGYHDVALHDIYEELGKRFGTSGLRAEK; from the coding sequence CTGCAGTTCGATAACGAGGGACTCCTTCCGGCCGTCATTCAGGATTGGCTCGATGGGACGGTGCTGATGCTGGGATACATGAACCCGGAAGCCTTCGCGAAGACGGTCGCGACGAAGAAGGTCCACTTTTGGAGCCGGTCCCGAAACAGGCTGTGGGAAAAAGGGGAAACCTCCGGTCATTGGCTCCATGTCAAGGAACTTTTTGTCGATTGCGACAACGACACGATTCTGGTGAAGGCCCAGCCGGGTGGACCGACGTGTCATACCGGCGAGCGAGCCTGCTTCTTTTCCAAGTTGGACGAGCAGGGCAAGATGATCGGAAATACAACACAGGATGCGGCGGGGGGAATCCTTGACTCGGTGTTGCGGACCATCTGTGAGCGCCGTGCGCATCCTCAAGCCGGGTCCTATACGTCGAAACTGTTCGAGGGCGGCCATGACAAAATCCTGAAGAAGGTAGCCGAAGAGGCCGGAGAAGTCCTCTTGGCGTCCAAAGGCGGCAGGAAAGAGGAAATCGTCTACGAAGTGGCCGACTTGTTCTTTCACACCCTGATGGTTCTAGGGTATCACGATGTGGCTCTGCACGATATTTATGAAGAGTTGGGCAAACGATTCGGCACATCCGGATTGAGGGCGGAGAAGTGA
- a CDS encoding 1-(5-phosphoribosyl)-5-((5-phosphoribosylamino)methylideneamino)imidazole-4-carboxamide isomerase (catalyzes the formation of 5-(5-phospho-1-deoxyribulos-1-ylamino)methylideneamino-l-(5-hosphoribosyl)imidazole-4-carboxamide from 1-(5-phosphoribosyl)-5-[(5-phosphoribosylamino)methylideneamino] imidazole-4-carboxamide) → MLVIPAIDLKDGRCVRLRQGDMAAETVYSNDVTEVASRWQQQGASLIHVVDLNGAVDGEPRNLSQIEAVLKTVKINVQIGGGIRTIQTVRRYLQAGMSRVVLGTAALTDRTFLEQACKEFPRRILLGLDARGGMVAVKGWTAVSETSAIDLLREVGGLAIGAVIYTDIARDGMLNGPNLPALKEVVTSSSFPVIASGGISRIEDLLAVRSLGPKVEGAIVGKALYDGKLDYQAAVAALSQR, encoded by the coding sequence GTGCTGGTAATTCCCGCGATTGATTTGAAAGACGGGCGCTGTGTGCGGTTGCGCCAAGGCGATATGGCGGCGGAAACGGTCTATTCGAACGATGTCACGGAGGTCGCCAGTAGGTGGCAGCAACAGGGAGCCAGCCTGATCCACGTCGTGGATTTGAACGGCGCGGTGGACGGCGAACCACGCAATCTATCCCAAATTGAAGCCGTGCTGAAGACGGTGAAGATTAATGTGCAGATCGGCGGCGGCATCAGGACGATTCAGACGGTTCGGCGCTATCTTCAGGCCGGGATGTCGCGCGTCGTTCTTGGCACGGCCGCGCTGACGGATCGGACGTTTCTCGAACAGGCCTGCAAAGAATTTCCTCGCCGAATTTTATTGGGCCTCGATGCGCGTGGCGGCATGGTCGCCGTGAAGGGATGGACGGCGGTGTCGGAAACGAGCGCCATCGATCTCTTGAGGGAGGTAGGCGGGCTGGCGATTGGAGCGGTCATTTATACGGATATCGCACGGGATGGGATGTTGAACGGGCCGAATCTACCGGCGCTGAAGGAAGTCGTGACTTCGTCATCGTTTCCCGTGATCGCTTCGGGGGGGATCAGTCGGATCGAGGATCTTCTTGCGGTGCGATCGCTCGGTCCCAAGGTGGAGGGCGCGATTGTCGGCAAGGCTCTCTATGATGGCAAACTGGATTATCAGGCTGCAGTGGCCGCGCTAAGTCAGAGGTGA
- a CDS encoding imidazole glycerol phosphate synthase subunit HisF codes for MLTKRIIPCLDVKEGRVVKGVSFVNLRDAGDPVEAAVGYDREGADELCFLDITASHENRKTILDVVERTAARVFMPVTVGGGVGTLDDIRALLNAGADKVSINTAAVRRPEFVKEAAQRFGTQCIVVAIDAKHITGDRWEVFTHGGRQATGLDTVEWARRMAQYGAGEILLTSMDQDGRQTGYDLDLTSAVSGAVSIPVIASGGVGTLEHLYDGFVKGKADAVLAASIFHFRTYTIFQAKAYLRERGVPVRFDGFSQAASHDESRIRGSAAVR; via the coding sequence ATGTTGACTAAACGCATTATTCCCTGTCTGGATGTCAAAGAAGGACGTGTGGTCAAGGGCGTCAGCTTCGTGAATCTCCGCGATGCCGGAGATCCGGTCGAAGCAGCGGTCGGGTATGACCGGGAAGGGGCGGATGAGCTGTGCTTCCTCGATATCACGGCTTCGCATGAAAATCGAAAGACGATCCTCGACGTCGTTGAGCGGACGGCGGCCCGAGTATTCATGCCGGTGACGGTCGGTGGGGGCGTGGGGACGCTCGACGATATTCGCGCCCTGTTGAATGCCGGAGCAGACAAGGTCAGCATCAATACTGCGGCAGTCCGACGACCGGAGTTCGTAAAGGAGGCCGCGCAGCGTTTTGGGACCCAATGCATCGTCGTGGCCATCGATGCAAAACACATAACGGGTGATCGTTGGGAAGTCTTCACGCACGGTGGTCGTCAGGCAACGGGATTGGATACGGTGGAGTGGGCAAGACGGATGGCCCAGTACGGTGCCGGTGAAATTCTGTTGACCAGCATGGATCAGGATGGCCGGCAAACGGGGTACGACTTGGATCTGACGTCAGCCGTGTCTGGCGCTGTGTCGATTCCCGTGATTGCGTCCGGCGGGGTTGGCACGTTGGAACATCTATACGATGGATTTGTGAAGGGCAAGGCGGATGCGGTCTTAGCCGCTTCGATTTTTCATTTTCGGACCTATACAATCTTCCAAGCCAAGGCGTATTTACGTGAGCGTGGTGTCCCCGTCCGGTTCGATGGCTTTTCACAAGCGGCATCACACGATGAGTCAAGGATCCGTGGATCAGCTGCAGTTCGATAA
- the hisH gene encoding imidazole glycerol phosphate synthase subunit HisH (with HisF IGPS catalyzes the conversion of phosphoribulosyl-formimino-5-aminoimidazole-4-carboxamide ribonucleotide phosphate and glutamine to imidazole-glycerol phosphate, 5-aminoimidazol-4-carboxamide ribonucleotide, and glutamate in histidine biosynthesis; the HisH subunit provides the glutamine amidotransferase activity that produces the ammonia necessary to HisF for the synthesis of imidazole-glycerol phosphate and 5-aminoimidazol-4-carboxamide ribonucleotide), with protein MIAIIDYGMGNLRSVSKAFEAVGHQAIVTREAASIQNASHVVLPGVGAFGDCMANLKQYDLIEPIKAVIQSGKPFLGICLGFQLLFTESEEFGRHEGLDIFPGKVRAFSKDRTLKVPHMGWNQISIQSSCPLFQGIADGSNWYFVHSYFVDPRDGHMTATTTTYGISFTSSIWKDNVVACQFHPEKSQAVGLQLIKNFGAWK; from the coding sequence ATGATCGCCATCATTGACTACGGGATGGGAAATCTTCGCAGTGTCTCGAAGGCCTTCGAGGCCGTGGGACATCAGGCGATTGTCACGCGCGAGGCGGCTTCGATTCAAAACGCCAGTCATGTCGTCCTTCCGGGAGTGGGAGCTTTTGGAGACTGTATGGCGAACTTGAAACAGTATGACCTGATTGAACCAATCAAGGCGGTAATTCAATCGGGGAAACCATTCTTGGGGATCTGTCTAGGGTTCCAGCTATTGTTTACGGAAAGTGAGGAATTTGGCAGGCACGAAGGACTCGACATTTTCCCGGGCAAAGTGAGAGCTTTCTCAAAGGATCGGACACTCAAAGTTCCGCACATGGGGTGGAATCAAATCAGCATCCAAAGTAGCTGTCCGTTGTTCCAAGGCATAGCCGACGGATCCAATTGGTATTTTGTGCATTCCTATTTTGTGGATCCACGTGACGGGCACATGACCGCCACCACGACGACGTACGGCATTTCCTTCACATCGAGTATCTGGAAGGACAATGTGGTCGCGTGCCAGTTCCACCCAGAGAAGAGCCAGGCGGTCGGGTTACAATTGATCAAGAATTTTGGAGCGTGGAAGTGA
- a CDS encoding RNA polymerase subunit sigma-70: MAKQELLGEVKKLITIGKEKGFLTYDELNSTLPAEVVSSDQFGNIMAMFGEMDIEIVEATDGERVQKRSEGDVGEEVEDVESDSDEENDKAIDLTPGALSRTDDPVRLYLKEMGSVALLSREGEIEIAKRIEEGKNDIASVIYGMPMTIEFVLALRDQLKNGKIDVREIVPVQETEEDFEEEQQPVERDYEELRVKTLDALNSVRKVSLALKALAEKSKHLGTDPVKHKKFKKQFDAVRQQVVNKIESVNLHGVLKDRMVQRVRDLAVQIRVAEREAISCQRRIGVGGEAGAELLRKMCRSRQDFLAVKRKTGVSEEALMEIRKVYQTAKAKIRQLEAEEALVPAEEIKDAVKHLDIAEEKVKRGKAELVEANLRLVVSIAKKYTNRGLQFLDLIQEGNIGLMKAVDKFEYKRGYKFSTYATWWIRQAITRAIADQARTIRIPVHMIETINKLIRTSRHLVQKLGREPLPEEIAERMDLPLDKVRKILKIAREPISLETPIGEEEDSHLGDFIEDKKAVSPLEAAIRYDLQRQINSALETLTPREEKVLRKRFGIGEATDHTLEEVGQDFEVTRERIRQIEAKALRKLRHPSRSKKLRSFVESL; encoded by the coding sequence ATGGCGAAACAAGAATTATTGGGCGAGGTCAAGAAGCTGATCACGATCGGAAAGGAAAAAGGATTCCTGACGTACGACGAGCTCAACAGTACCTTGCCCGCTGAAGTGGTGTCCTCGGATCAATTTGGCAACATCATGGCGATGTTCGGTGAGATGGATATCGAAATCGTCGAAGCCACGGACGGCGAACGGGTTCAGAAACGGTCTGAAGGGGACGTCGGCGAGGAGGTGGAGGATGTCGAGTCGGATTCCGACGAGGAAAACGATAAGGCCATCGATCTGACGCCGGGTGCGCTGAGCCGTACCGACGATCCCGTGCGGCTGTACCTCAAAGAGATGGGCAGCGTGGCGCTGCTCAGCCGCGAGGGGGAGATCGAGATCGCCAAGCGGATCGAGGAGGGGAAAAACGACATTGCCTCGGTGATCTATGGGATGCCGATGACCATCGAGTTCGTTCTGGCGCTCCGTGACCAGCTGAAGAACGGGAAAATCGATGTGCGTGAGATCGTGCCGGTGCAGGAGACGGAGGAAGACTTTGAAGAAGAGCAGCAGCCGGTGGAACGGGATTACGAGGAACTTCGAGTCAAGACGCTCGATGCCTTGAATTCCGTGCGGAAAGTCTCTCTCGCGCTGAAGGCCTTGGCGGAGAAGAGCAAACATCTCGGCACCGATCCGGTCAAACACAAGAAGTTCAAGAAGCAGTTCGATGCGGTTCGTCAACAGGTGGTGAATAAGATTGAGTCCGTGAATCTTCATGGCGTGCTGAAGGATCGGATGGTCCAGCGTGTCCGCGATCTGGCGGTGCAGATCCGTGTCGCCGAACGGGAAGCGATCAGTTGCCAACGTCGGATCGGTGTGGGAGGGGAAGCCGGTGCCGAATTGCTGAGGAAGATGTGCCGGAGCCGCCAGGACTTCTTGGCGGTCAAGCGCAAGACCGGTGTGTCGGAAGAAGCTTTGATGGAGATTCGGAAGGTCTATCAAACCGCCAAAGCGAAGATTCGCCAGTTGGAAGCGGAAGAGGCGCTCGTCCCGGCCGAAGAGATCAAGGATGCGGTCAAGCATCTCGATATTGCGGAAGAAAAGGTCAAGCGAGGAAAAGCGGAGCTGGTCGAGGCGAATTTGCGGCTCGTCGTCAGCATTGCAAAGAAATACACGAATCGAGGCCTCCAGTTCCTCGATTTGATTCAGGAAGGCAATATCGGCCTGATGAAGGCGGTGGACAAATTCGAATACAAGCGCGGGTACAAGTTCAGCACCTACGCGACCTGGTGGATTCGACAAGCGATTACGCGGGCCATCGCGGATCAAGCGCGCACCATCCGAATTCCGGTTCACATGATCGAAACGATCAATAAGCTCATTCGTACTTCCAGACATCTTGTGCAGAAACTAGGTCGTGAACCGCTTCCCGAGGAAATCGCGGAACGCATGGATTTGCCGCTCGATAAAGTCCGAAAAATCCTGAAGATTGCCCGTGAACCGATTTCGCTCGAAACGCCGATCGGTGAAGAGGAAGACAGCCATCTGGGCGACTTCATCGAAGACAAGAAAGCCGTCTCTCCGCTGGAAGCGGCCATTCGTTACGACTTGCAGCGGCAGATCAACAGCGCCTTGGAAACCTTGACGCCCCGCGAGGAGAAGGTCTTGCGAAAGCGGTTCGGGATCGGTGAAGCGACCGATCATACCTTGGAAGAGGTGGGGCAGGACTTCGAAGTCACCCGCGAACGTATCAGGCAAATTGAGGCCAAGGCTTTGAGGAAATTGCGGCATCCGAGTCGCAGTAAAAAACTAAGGAGTTTCGTCGAAAGTTTATAG